cgggcgaccagggttcgattcccctttaaagcaatttttttatataaactcacaatcttgattcatacataaatgcaatcttctttataaatgacggcgattatcttgcatatagttccctgtattcagatgctgtgttcacgtatttacctttcttttactgtgtctatggtatttacattacaatccaggatgctatagcattcaaacttgctcaaactcacacagtgtaaaaccaaaccctattcattcaccaatcagatccgagcatttctctcttcctcatttgctgcgttccgctgtcactcacgtgacgtattacaaagcggcagacctatatacatcggtttacttggatttggagcgccaattttcacacaaaagagaggaaaaacgagcgccattgcgaaaaatcctggtggcgagggagagagagacgatgcaacaatatttgtttcgaaaaaggcaaggaaatacttcagtcgtttctcaattggaaggctgcagcctccggaggtcaaatatgcaggcggcatacgtcatcaagcctggtttattaaggtaaactgagcattacattcgcaagtcataagcatactgcaacaatttacgattaactaagtataatagtcaactttataattgttaatattctgaaataagacagtcttgatgacgtatgcagcttaaaaatacgacatccggaggctgcaaccttcagactgagaaatggcttctgccacgagttcctcatcagaaagttgtgaCATGACGGCGTTTCTCCCtgatgtctcaaaatgttgatcttttagcgttttaaatatttagtttttagtttagttttaaggttggccagttcctttcctttgcgacagtgctgtggcgcttgtggcctctaggggcgcaaggcgtgaaaaatacatgtctagcgccccctagtggccaaaaagttccatggtgtgcctttaagttacgaagcttttgggaaatggCCCGTAATGATTGATGATTtttacgatcgtttttacgatctacttagccttacaatgcttttgggaaacccggccctgaacagggttcatgtaaacaCCGATCACCTGAACGCTGActttacaaaattataatttacaacaaagcaacatcaataatataagagcttaaacctttataacattttattaacaaatatttaagtaattaaggttcttatcagttcttattctgtaaaaaagcttaaataatcaaaatgttcagGCACAAAGGATTGTGGGTATTTCTTACAACGTGTGCAAATAAATTTAAGTTCAGttcacttgaatgttttagtttaatggatttaatgcttaAGTTAAGTGAACTCAGATTTTTGACTTGAACACGCtaaagtttttaattaaaatttacttaattattttaggactataaAACAAAGTTCATTTtgtacatgaattaattgtgtatttattaacattttacttaggaaaatctagttctcaataaatgttaatagaaATTATGAGTGTTAATCTAATATATTTTACTACACCAAAAAAGTTCATTTTTCAGTGCATCATTCAAATCctattttctattattattatttccatGTACGTTTAAATGGCATAACTGTTTTTGTATGATACCTTTTATCTATAATGGAATAAATGACTAAATATACCACACTTAATCCACACTTATAGAAGTGAAGAGATTAGGGTTGCAACAACTAGTCGATAAAAATCGATAATGACATTTGTGGTCAACGAATTTCATAATCTAATTGTGACATCACTTGCTCCCGCACCACTGTCAGACAGCACAGACACGCGTACGCTTTTAACAGCGCGAGTTGTGCGCTTATAATAAAAGTAAGGGGGAAGTTAaggtttttattactgtaacaacGCATTTATATCACTTTCATATCATAAtgacttatttattttgttaataatgaataatgttaTCTCTCAAAAAGGTCTAAAGTTGAAGATTAAAATGAGTTTATTAATCTCTGGCAACATTTCATTACCAGCACATCCCTGAAGActcattatgttttttgtttattattattttgacatttaaagatgttttactctttaaaagctgcacaagctttttatttaaggcttaaaatatcAGTAGTAGTGTGTACACATTTTTAAAGTACACTTTTACACATGATTACTCtaatttagtgccttatttagctataataagGGGAGAATTTAAttgagtaaatattttttatccgATTAGTTGAAAAAAAGCCCAATTAattgattatgaaaataattattagttgcagccctaagCGAGAGTAATATCAGACAGTGTGTGTTGTGTCCATCTTTTATTGTGATTTCTTCTTACACTCATTTCTTATGTGCTTAAGAAATCAATAAGTCAATTGAACAAAACGTTGTTAATAAATACAGTTAGTAGTAGTTTGTAAATTTAACAAAGTAAATTTGAGTGTGGTGGCATTGGTATTATTATTGATGACTATATAATAAACATATATTATTGATGAATATAACGTGACACTACAGTACATCTAACACCTATATCATAAATATCTGTGTCACTCTTCTGGTGGTAAACTGATACTTACAGAATCATTATTATTAGCtattaatcattattattttaattatgatgttatcaaaaacacaaaatgaaaagtttgatgacaaataaaatataaagtttgattttgtcCTTTTCTGCAACTCATTAgtttattttctaaaaaaaacattatttagttGATGTAGTTACAGTACCTTACCAGCAGTGGGCACAGGAGACCATAATTACATCTAAACCTTCAGCCTTTTGTACTTCGATATTTTAATagattgtttatttgtttttcagGAATGGAGATGTTTCACCATCAGATCTCAAGAGTGAgtgcattatttatttacagtttaaTGAGAACTGAATTGTGTAAATGACATGAAATGCATTCAAACATGATCGGTGTTGGACAAAACAATATAGAGAATAATGTGATCGAAGAGCAAGATTCAAAGAAATCAAACTTAAAGAGCAAAGATTCACCACAGTTTTAATAGCAACTGTATACAGGACAGAGAATTGAACTAACTTACAGAATAGAGAAATGGACTAAAGTATTTACTTTATTGACAAATACCAATTTAATTCAAGATTTGTTGTGTGATCCACATATTCAAACATGATGTTATTGTATAACAGCACTAAATGTGATCCCAACCTGTATTAAGTACGCATGTTAAGTATGGCTTTGgctatatcatttaaaaaatatttaagttacaaatgaacacttaaaaagtttgtttgtgggacctaccaTACACCTGAGGCTTAattgtgttacaactaacccgtGCTGTGTTACAaggttttcaatcccagctatcagttactaggagaCATGCTGAAACATGCTGACATGTTCTAAAATGCtggaaaaaatgttttaaaatgctgttatgttttaggtaaccagacagtgattaaaataatataagataatataatatatacaaaAGTAAAATGCAACATGCACAATATTGCAGCAATGATATTAATTTACAtcactaaaacatcatttaCAATAGTAAAACAGTTACAAGGACCTTTAATTTccaaaatatacacttttattttactacagttcttactgtttatttcaaaatacccaAATCTCACAGACACGCATTAAATCTTGGGATAGCCGAGGCCGTGAAGGATCCATCTATGGGATCAGGAAAAATTAAGGCCACATTTGGAGGCTGCATGTGAAGGagcctttgaattggaacagccTTCGCTGTGATCCGGTGATGTCATTGGCCTTTAAATATGGCCTTCGAAGGACGCAGCCCCTGAATTTGGATGCACCCATTTTAATGTGAGAGATGAGAGGAGGAATGGAGACCCCCAGTGGTCTATACAGAAATAACACTGCCATAACTCCGGCTGTCTGAAGTATTATATGAATCACTCTCTTTAACCTTTAATAGACAAAAGGTCATATAAGTTCTGAGTTTGTAAATCTGTCTAAAGTAagtacaaacacaaaatcacAAGTCAAGTACAAATCACAAGTCAAACTGACACTATTACAGTAAAACAGCGGAATATAAAAAGATGAATAAAAATAAGATTACAAACAAAACCTCTGCTAATGTATTCATGAATATAATGCCACAAAAATCTTTCAGAAAATACTAATGCTTCTAAAACAATACTTTTcttttcattaaaatgtattaaaatgtgCGTgcatgcgcgtgtgtgtgtgtgcacgtgtgtgcgTGCATGAGTTCGTGTGCTCTGGACTGTGCTGCTTTCACTTGTGGTTTTGATGTGTAATATAAGTCAGAAGTGGTTGCTTGTTGTCACTTTAAATTTACAATAAAAGCagtgaaaatgtattttttttcgtGACATGCCGGGAGTTTTCACATGATGAGACATTATGAATTGTATGACTGTTGAATAAAGTAGATAGTGATAGTGGTGTGTGTGAAATGAGATTTATAGTTGTTTAAAGATGAATGTAATGCAATAATGGGTCTTTCCCACAAAATGCCTGAAAACCCCAGGACTCATCCACACATGCACTACTGAAATTATTAACATTATTCCCATttacttttcattttattaaagcACTATCTGATGAACAAGAGAAATAAGCATTATAACCACAGCTCTGAAATCAGATATGGTATGTGTGATAACAAAGATAATAAATCTGTGTGTTTATTATTTACAGGTCACCCTACTGAAAATCATCATAGTGCTTCAGGTATCAGATCAGTTTACTGCACAATTCAAATCTAATGACACAAATTCAAATAACAGTAAATATTTCTGCTAGATGAAAGTCTTTGTGCCTTATTTATAAAGTGTGCAcatgcacagatttgatcgtaaagtgtccATACGCAAAAATCCATCACAAAGTCCAAAAGTACACACAATCAAAATATAGCAATTTGGATTTATTTGTACAAAAGAACAAGCTCATAGTAAAGTGCAGTATCACTtgttatacactcacctaaaggattatgaggaacacctgttcaatttctcattaatgcaatggtgtgggggatgttttcttggcacactttatgccccttagtgccaattgggcatcgtttaaatgccacaacctacctgagcattgtttctcaCCATGTCCATtactttatgaccaccatgtcccatcctctgatggctacttccagcaggataatccaccatgtcacaaagctcgaatcatttcaaattggtttcttcaacatgacaatgagttcactgtactaaaatggcccccacagtcaccagatctcaacccaatagagcatctttgggatgtggtgaatGGGAGccttgtgccctggatgtgcatcccacaaatctccatcaactgcaagatgcaaTCCTATCAATATAAGCCAACAtgtctaaagaatgctttcagcaccttgttgaatcaaagccatatagaattaaggcagttctgaaggcgaaagggggtcaaacacagtattagtatggtgttcctaataatcctttaggtgagtgtacatgtaCAGTATGTCAGATATTGATAGATTTGAAAAAATAGTTGATTGTTTTTCCTCTTGTGTGTTTAGATAATACAGATTCATCAGTTGAGAGCTCAGATGAAGATGATGAGGAAGAGTCAGATGAAGAAGAAAAAGTTCCAGGTTTCCCACAGAGATTTCTGATCTATATTTGCTTTTATCTGGCTGTCCTATAAACCCTATGAAATAATATTAGatattatggggtggtttcccggacaggaattagactagtcctagactaaagtaaatgtaagagctgtccaaactgaaaacatcttgcaatgagatatctaaaaatacataagtgccgtttgttttgcctcaaaatgcatttGTAACAAAGGcatctagttatatttcctaattaaactaaggcctagtcctggtttaaactaatccctgtctaaGAAACCACCCCATCATCTTATAAATGTGACCTAGTCTGTAAAACCCAGATTAAGTTATTGTGATTTATATGCATAAaatcctacatactgtaaaGATTATtcaatgaaaatataatcttgatatctttaatatattgactgagtaagatcaagacaaagattgaaatcaaactttaaagcTGCAAATCTCATGGTTAGATGACAAGACTTTAGTCTGAATAAATGTGAAGGCTTTGTGGATCTTCAGGACAAATGTTtgattgttgttgtgttttcagATTCAGACAGAAGATGTAAAGCAGAAGATCTCAGTGGTAATGTTtctcctgtctgtctgtagtcAGATCTGAATCTTAACTATGACTGACTGTCGCTAACTCTCATTTATCTCTCAGGAGAGACACAGACGTCCTGCTGTGATAAATGTAAATCTCTGAAGGTGAGTTTTATCTTCTTCATGTGATTTTGCTCTGTATAATAAATGATTGATCATCACAGCGTGATGGAAATGTTAACATTGAATTTTCTTTCTTATGAGACTTTTGTGTCTAATAATAATGGCTTTATGAAATTAAACTGGTTTGATAGATTGCTCACAGAAATACATTTTCTCTTCTGAATTTAATGTATCCTGAAATTAATGCAAATGTGGAACTGTTATTTTACCTTCCCAGAATCCCAAAAATGAACTTGTGACCCCCAGAAAACTCTCCAGAGATCGTCTGCAGTATGTTCTTCTATTCATTGTACCTCAGTATAACCACAGTACTTCAGTTATCTCTTATTCGGTTCTTCTGTAGCACCAGCATCACTGTTACACTACACAATCACTGTACCGTTTATAAATtctttatacaacagttctttttGCTTCTCAGTTCTCATATCTGATtggcagtggcggccggtgacttctttttcgagggcgcacgatgcgaagatcgtcacaacatgtatgtagcccgtcatgtgtgtggttcatcatttcaaaatatgtgttcggcgcgttaAGTGAACCtttgtgcatcatgtgtcatttcaaaataagtgcctgctgcacatgcgtctaaagggtttctGATAaaagacacatattttgaatttgcacccctcagaagagcagtcaccagcaGCCGCCACTGCTGATTGGCTGAAAGGCGTTTCCAACCATGCAATATTCCACCAGTGTCGTCACGCGAACCGTTTCCTGGCGGCTTCCCCTGTggtgaaaataaagtttttattgttattatataaatgacttgTGTTGGCAAAATGAGTCAATATGCGCACAGTCTAATTTTGAGCTAGAGGCAGTAtaaatgaagaaagaaagaaaatataaatgtcgagtttggttaaaatgtatgctttcattaaaataagtacattaagccTTGTCTAGCAATATCAATGctctaaatagtcattaaacatcttaaaaagatctttatttgtaagttttctgagaggtgtaccgtCTTAAATGCTTAACTAATACACAAAGGATGGTTTATCCACTTGCGCGTCTGACATTTTAGTTTCGGTTTtcaaacatgcaggaattagaaaataaagtgcaggacttgcttgatgttaaaataggtATTAAGAGTAATAAGACATGAAAACGATCCTTCTCACGCCGACTGACAATTCCGAAGCATGCACAGATGTGCGAGCGGGTGTCCCcgatatataaacatttacacagaatttcagttttaaaaatgaagagttttgttgcaaaacgagatttttttttcagaaatctcgttttttggttgtgcattccaattaatatcaattcaactgcagttggtttgttttgatttaaaacttcATAAGTTATAAAAAGTAGCACAAAAAACAACTcaataactttgttttggtaaaacattttgtgcaagcatgtgaaaaattaggtcttTCAGATTTCACCTGTTTTGTGATAAACGTAGCAAgtcttattaaaataatactgTATTAtaatccaaccatggcactgccttttagtgcagagagaaagagaaaaataattgacagcacaattgagttttaatttcaataaaccaccatcattgcgaccagtgtttgcatttcaacagctcatttgcattttaaaggagactcccaaaacggcacatttttgctcacaccttcAAATTGGcagttttaacatgttataataaattatctatatgctaTTTTGAGCTTCACATATGCACTATGGGGACACCAAGACTTCGTAATTTCATTCAAAAGAtttcataatatgacccctttattGAATGTTTGGTTAGCTGTTGAAGAAAAATATCTGATATGTAAtattaaattagatttttgcattacagtagatcttaaagctgtctgtctcaatgtcaatcaaacaataaatgatacatacatacatttttcctacagtattgtttttgactttgaaCCCTCAAAAATCTTTAACTCGATTTTTCTTAAAACTGACTTTGCTGACTTCAACTTCAAAATGGTGtagctctgtcattttttgtcagATTTCATCAAATCATACATcgatttaaaatataaataactcatTTTTGCTCATTctgactcattttgccagcacgggtcacatattatattttagtttttatttaccAAATTGTTACGCAGAACTACAAAGGTCTAATATCAGTATTGAAAGAGCCTTTCTAAGAGGTAAAATGAATCTAGCTCATAATGAGTAATATGCCTGACCGGTGCTTTCTAACCAGATCCATTTATGGTAAAATGCAgatgtactgtacagtatgtgtgagcAAGTGTCTAAGAATTGTAGGACTATGGCTGATTCGACAGATTTAGCACAGAAGAAAACACATAACACAAAGAGCATGAGATGATTGAAAATCAAATAACCTTTATTGTGACACTACCAAAAACACAAAAGTGTAATAGTGGGTGAATACTCCAGAAAGAGCAGAAACTTATGAGGCAAATATGTACATACAGTGTACTAAACATGATATAGGAGACAATATAACGAGTCCAGTCCAGCCTTTTTTCACATTCTATCAAAAACTCCTGTAGTTTCTCCAGGGCCCTAAACGATATGTGCTTcagtggctatgtttacatgccaAATGTATAATTGTGTCAATTCAACTGAATTTAATCTCATTGAAGGTtacaacaatacagtttacttgtaccctaaacattgcaatctgattaaaatgtttgtttacatgtacattatatagaatCCAAACCAAAaggcacagccagggttgccagattcatgtatcaaaaccatcccaatggacactcaaaactagcccaaaagcatcccaatgactattcacaacccaaataccaataactaataaaCTAAATCCTGTaatctttaacccgcagaaaaaaatcaactggtggaaacagtttaaaaatagCCCAATTCTGAACTTGACGCAGCGCACAGCATCTCTTGTCCAGTTCACGCATTATCTCTGAATAGAAGTTAAGTTGGAgaaagttttcagatataggtaaCATTAATGAAAACACACCTTTCGAAAGGCACTGTGCTATTTTAATGCGTTATGTAATGTTATGAAAGACATGAACGCTGCAGAATGTACAGCGCATGACCCCATTATCTTACTGTAAGAATGCGTGTTGCCATTGCCTTgttattgcatgtttctgtgacgtAAATCATGTGATATAAGGTAAATATAAGAGGTGAACTTAAGTTCAAATGTTCTGCGCATttgcacaatgtatttttgcatctgaTTTAGAAAAATACTACAATTCGATGTgtacttttctcctgctgatcggatcacagatcggactACACCATCCCCTTCAATACGATTCAAATTTGCATTCGTTTGACCACAATTGTagtgattaaggtgtttacataaaCAAGGCTTTTCTATACGATTAAGCCAtcaatagacccttttacagcctacgtgatcaaatagcctgcgcgcGCATTTCGGCAATGGAAGGGGGTGTTGTTCCCCATTGGTTTTAActaagaaagtttattaaaatggtttcccagcatcaaaatgtctggttgttgcattTGGTTGCACTTTATCTTTCGATCCATAACACTTCAACACTTGTCGTTTGAATTTCCGTACAATGTAGCGTCTGTTTGCTTGTGCGTAGTGTACAATGTGGCGGATCCTTCCCACAATGCATTGCTACGCAAGTTGCGATGACGTCGATTCCCGAGCTCtatataataatactaatatacgtatatatgtatcaggccactttatatttggccatctgctaatgtcttctatccactccactatagtacacggatctggtaagagtgttgaaaaagttgctaaatcaactttttaaaataactttctcggtctgtgttgcttcactgctgattcttgccatacttccgttgccaaactgcatgcgcatacgttgccacgtcatcattgggtacaaacagtaaaatggtCTATACATCAGTTGTTGCATGTTAACGTAGCTAGTGTGAGCATCAAGCTAGATCAGGTCTGGTTCTTCTCTGTTTCAAGGCTACACCTGGATGCTGAAGGTGTATATGAATGCACAGACACTGGACTGGTGTTCGAGGTCTCACAGCGGGTAAAGATCACTTACTGCGTTCTCTCATGGAGTAAATTCAGCAGCTACCTGACCGACGGCTGGAAATTTGCTGGACCTATTTTTGACGTCGACTGCGATCCATCGATTCTCAAATCAGTGCAGTTCCCACACTCGCTGTGTCTGGCAGGTACAAAGATTCATTGGTTTAAACTTTACTTGAAGTTATCAGATTGATGTCTTTCCTGGTTTCTAATATCTTCCTGACGCTTTCGGCAGATGAGAAGAGCGATGTGAAGTTCAGCGTTCTTCACGTGAAGAACCAGAGGGGTCTGATCGAACCTTCTGCCGATCATTCGGGCAGTCACGTCAAATGGACCGTGTCGTCTCTTTCACCTGTGGGTCCGGTCGTTCAGACATCTAAACCGGCGGAGCATCACGGTGTGGTGCAGGTGTTTAAAGAGGTCGGCCGTGAGAACTCTTTCTCCTTCAGAGTTTATCTGGCTGGCAACAACTGCTCCGACATCAAGGTGAGAAAACACTTcactttttatttatatacttgCCTGTACTGCTCTGCGTTTACTGTAAAGATGATTTGCTACAATAGAGAACTGTAAAAAGTGCAATAGAAATTACAGGGGAAGTAATAATGTCTTCAGTGACTGTGAAATTAATAGATATGATGACATCATCATTGTGTAGTAAGATGTGTTTGTTTCCTGTGTATTGCAGCAGAGTCATAAGAAATGCAATGTTTGACTCAACAGGATTTGGTCTGGTTGATCACTCGACCGTGTTGCACGAGACTAAGTGTCATGAATATGTGATCTGTATCTCTAGCCTGTCTTGAGTATCAATTACAGTCATTTACATCAGAAAATCACGCTAAAACTCCACAACATCAAAGATAACCAAAAATTATAGACACCCAAATCTGTGTAACCTAATCTAACCTGCCACTGTTCGTAAATACTGTAttaaacaattaatttacatttcTACATTTCTAGCATCTTACAGTCAGTGCATTTATAATACACACATCTGATTCTCAGTCAACACATCAAGAACTATtttgctgctaatgcaatgctctcaCGAATATTCATCACAACTTCACCTCATCATGGAGAAAATGttcttgtttttatttcttaattCTGATTAAGTTTTTATCTTCAGTAGATAAATAGTTTGATTCATCAATTCTCATAGGACATCAGAAAAGCCGTTCGACGGGCAAACTACTGCAAGAATAACAAGAGATATGTGCCAGTAGACAAGCCACCTACATGTATACTAGAGGAGAACCGACGATATCGACTGAGCAGTGAACCTGTGGGTCACATCACACCAGAGGTACCACAACACGCCTCATACTAAAGCTGCACGGTTATGCCCAAAAAATCATCATTCTCGATTATTCACCTTCATATTGTAATTGCGAACACATGATTTGCGATTAATAGATTTTACGctgaagttttgaaatgttttaactctCTGTGAAGCAGCTGCATGGTAAATTCTAAACATCCAaaacttaataataaaatgttaataacaaataattatgggagttatgttgttagtaaaaaatacaaaactaaTGGCCTAAAGGACACATCAACttctcaattttaaaatctcAGAGGAT
This sequence is a window from Misgurnus anguillicaudatus chromosome 24, ASM2758022v2, whole genome shotgun sequence. Protein-coding genes within it:
- the LOC129438802 gene encoding NACHT, LRR and PYD domains-containing protein 1a, coding for MAHYGETAELDDRNGDVSPSDLKSHPTENHHSASDNTDSSVESSDEDDEEESDEEEKVPDSDRRCKAEDLSGETQTSCCDKCKSLKNPKNELVTPRKLSRDRLQLHLDAEGVYECTDTGLVFEVSQRVKITYCVLSWSKFSSYLTDGWKFAGPIFDVDCDPSILKSVQFPHSLCLADEKSDVKFSVLHVKNQRGLIEPSADHSGSHVKWTVSSLSPVGPVVQTSKPAEHHGVVQVFKEVGRENSFSFRVYLAGNNCSDIKDIRKAVRRANYCKNNKRYVPVDKPPTCILEENRRYRLSSEPVGHITPEDMLFTPVPVELKGYFEVFFEENPPFTLSLADTHTGHTVWSAVIRDGDCVHNLESENQQKPTRGKKRRSSASEEDNKPNKRSRYIDESDCKKPSAEAPDLTDQQLMQVAKRMGKEWKIVAISYLGLSKQDLEEIESAKDEDVIMLKFNMLERWRRRQPKGKAGIQELYECLKDNDDVPNEVIAVLTEMLQNHSTK